A single region of the Arthrobacter sp. V1I7 genome encodes:
- a CDS encoding maleylpyruvate isomerase N-terminal domain-containing protein encodes METAAVEAGYLGAAQAFLELVRQVPEGAWSKPALGEWDVRGLTGHASRALTTVETYLAASASGPRQGGPVCYFLTIRGGTSPEAIALRGRETGDALGHDPAGAVQELVQRITALVRNTPDDALLATPAGTMTLVDYLPTRTFELAVHGLDLARALGLPTPASLGPGIAASLELAGAIGARLPTAGDLLLLLTGRTGLPGGLSVV; translated from the coding sequence ATGGAAACTGCTGCAGTCGAGGCCGGTTATCTGGGGGCGGCCCAGGCATTCCTGGAGCTGGTCCGGCAGGTGCCCGAAGGCGCCTGGTCCAAACCCGCCCTCGGCGAGTGGGACGTGCGCGGGCTGACAGGCCATGCCAGCCGCGCCCTGACAACTGTGGAAACGTATCTGGCCGCGTCGGCGTCGGGACCGCGGCAGGGCGGCCCGGTCTGCTATTTCCTCACCATCCGGGGAGGGACGTCGCCGGAGGCGATCGCGCTGCGCGGCCGGGAAACCGGGGATGCCCTGGGCCACGACCCGGCCGGAGCCGTCCAGGAACTCGTCCAACGGATCACGGCCCTCGTCCGGAACACCCCCGACGATGCCCTTCTCGCCACCCCGGCCGGAACGATGACCCTCGTCGACTACCTCCCGACGCGCACCTTCGAGCTGGCCGTCCACGGCCTGGATCTGGCGCGTGCCCTGGGGCTCCCGACGCCGGCGTCGTTGGGCCCGGGCATCGCGGCGTCGCTGGAGCTCGCCGGGGCCATCGGTGCACGGCTGCCGACCGCCGGGGACCTGCTGCTCCTGCTCACCGGCCGGACCGGCCTGCCCGGCGGCTTGAGCGTGGTCTAG
- a CDS encoding thiamine pyrophosphate-dependent enzyme gives MDTLTPVASGDAAGPLTPAQLRELYSLMVAVRHLDTSAIAWQRQGIIPGYAPEFGQEAAQVGSGYAVDTGRDFVFPTYREMGVARTMGVDMVAYMSTHKATWHGGLYDPLKSRLAPIQAVVAGSVLHAVGWAHGQTLAAAAGADGAAAGGGSGVALTYFGDGASSQGDVHEAMNFAAVMKAPVVFFVQNNGWAISVPTERQVAGGSVAARAAGYGMPALQIDGDDVVAVVEATRRAFAHARAGNGPVLIEAMTYRRGPHSTSDDPGRYRSLDEERDGAGADPLERFRQRLLADGIGDDEFFAGALAAARAEEEQIRTGLQALESRPGAEMFDLVFQETTPALQAQAASWREESEHV, from the coding sequence ATGGACACACTTACTCCCGTGGCTTCCGGCGACGCTGCCGGACCGCTTACTCCGGCCCAGCTCCGCGAGCTTTATTCGCTGATGGTGGCTGTCCGCCACCTCGACACCTCGGCCATCGCCTGGCAGCGGCAGGGCATTATCCCGGGCTACGCGCCGGAGTTCGGCCAGGAGGCCGCCCAGGTGGGCAGTGGCTACGCCGTGGACACCGGTCGCGACTTCGTCTTCCCCACCTACCGCGAGATGGGCGTCGCCCGGACCATGGGCGTGGACATGGTGGCCTACATGTCCACCCACAAGGCCACCTGGCACGGCGGCCTCTATGACCCGCTGAAGTCCCGGCTCGCCCCGATCCAGGCCGTCGTGGCCGGTTCGGTGCTGCACGCCGTCGGCTGGGCGCACGGCCAGACGCTCGCCGCCGCAGCCGGCGCCGACGGTGCAGCCGCCGGCGGCGGGTCCGGCGTCGCACTGACGTACTTCGGCGACGGCGCCTCCTCGCAGGGCGACGTCCACGAGGCGATGAACTTCGCGGCCGTGATGAAGGCGCCCGTGGTGTTCTTTGTCCAGAACAACGGCTGGGCCATTTCGGTTCCCACCGAACGCCAGGTGGCCGGCGGCTCGGTTGCCGCCCGCGCCGCCGGCTACGGCATGCCCGCCCTGCAGATCGACGGCGACGACGTCGTCGCCGTCGTCGAGGCGACCCGCCGCGCTTTTGCGCACGCCCGGGCCGGCAACGGCCCCGTGCTCATCGAGGCAATGACCTACCGGCGCGGCCCGCACTCCACCTCCGATGACCCCGGGCGCTACCGCTCCCTGGACGAGGAACGCGACGGCGCGGGCGCGGACCCGCTGGAGCGCTTCCGGCAGCGGCTGCTGGCGGACGGCATCGGCGACGACGAGTTCTTCGCCGGAGCCCTGGCCGCTGCAAGGGCCGAGGAGGAGCAGATCCGCACCGGCCTCCAGGCCCTCGAGTCCCGCCCCGGCGCGGAAATGTTTGACCTGGTGTTCCAGGAAACCACCCCTGCCCTGCAGGCCCAGGCCGCCAGCTGGCGCGAGGAGTCCGAACATGTCTAA
- a CDS encoding IclR family transcriptional regulator, which yields MTPTAASAQASPSQTLSRGIRALEILAEAQQPLTIAELADALGVHRSVAYRILRTLEDHSLLVRDDGGRVQPGPGLAVLARGVSRSLQTAALPELTQLANALTMSAFVAVWDHAECVTLVTVDPRHTGPTVVQHPGSRHPISAGAPGIAIQSAFSEQEWHDAAPGIPYRAEAAEARRRGYAASHDEVIAGVSSLAVPLRVPGGRPAALAVVYIRAAQDAKDVAAALAASAERIEGQLG from the coding sequence ATGACCCCGACCGCCGCCAGCGCCCAGGCCTCCCCTTCCCAGACGCTGTCCCGCGGCATCCGCGCCCTGGAGATCCTCGCCGAAGCGCAGCAGCCCCTGACCATTGCCGAACTTGCCGACGCGCTGGGCGTCCACCGCTCTGTGGCCTACCGCATCCTCCGCACCCTGGAGGACCACTCCCTGCTGGTACGCGACGACGGCGGCCGGGTCCAGCCCGGCCCCGGCCTGGCCGTGCTGGCCCGCGGAGTTTCGCGCAGCCTGCAGACAGCCGCGCTTCCGGAGCTGACCCAGCTCGCCAATGCGCTCACGATGAGCGCCTTCGTGGCCGTTTGGGACCACGCGGAGTGCGTCACGCTGGTCACCGTCGATCCGCGGCACACCGGGCCCACCGTGGTGCAGCATCCCGGCTCGCGGCATCCGATCAGCGCCGGTGCCCCCGGCATCGCCATCCAGTCCGCGTTCTCCGAGCAGGAATGGCACGACGCGGCGCCCGGTATCCCGTACCGCGCCGAGGCCGCCGAAGCCCGGCGCCGGGGCTATGCCGCCAGCCACGATGAGGTGATCGCCGGGGTCTCCTCGCTGGCCGTGCCACTCCGGGTTCCGGGCGGACGCCCGGCAGCCCTCGCCGTCGTCTACATCCGCGCGGCCCAGGATGCCAAGGACGTTGCCGCGGCACTGGCCGCGAGCGCGGAGCGGATCGAGGGCCAGCTGGGCTGA
- a CDS encoding Lrp/AsnC family transcriptional regulator has protein sequence MDIDALDAKIVRFFTDSPRASVLEASRVLNIARATVQSRLDRMQDRGVIGSWVPQPDPARFGFPVVAFCSLTINQDLGHDAVVEALAAIPELIEIHTVSGSSDLMARIAARSNPDLQRVLDAMIATRTVLRSSSVIVLNTHFQGRTLPLLEAAAKGRS, from the coding sequence ATGGACATTGATGCTCTGGACGCGAAAATTGTTCGATTCTTCACGGATTCCCCGCGTGCTTCGGTCCTGGAGGCCTCGCGGGTGTTGAACATCGCCCGCGCCACCGTCCAGTCGCGGCTGGACCGGATGCAGGACCGTGGTGTGATCGGCTCATGGGTGCCCCAGCCGGATCCGGCCCGCTTCGGCTTTCCCGTGGTCGCTTTCTGTTCCCTGACGATCAACCAGGACCTGGGGCACGACGCCGTCGTGGAGGCCCTGGCGGCGATCCCGGAACTGATCGAGATCCACACCGTCTCCGGCAGCTCGGACCTGATGGCCCGCATCGCCGCCCGTTCCAACCCGGACCTGCAGCGGGTTCTGGATGCCATGATCGCCACCCGGACCGTGCTGCGTTCCTCCTCGGTGATCGTGCTCAACACCCATTTCCAGGGCCGCACGCTGCCACTCCTGGAAGCCGCGGCCAAGGGCCGGAGCTAG
- the hpaB gene encoding 4-hydroxyphenylacetate 3-monooxygenase, oxygenase component: MGIRTGQQYLDKLNAMTPHVVIDGEVVSEKIAEHPAFRNVARSYARLFDMQHDPKYQEALTYSSPSTGDLVNASFLVPRTVEDLERRRRAISTWAESSNGFLGRSGDYMNSSLTALSTAEKWFAQADPKFGENIRNYYEWARENDVLATHTLIPPQVNRSVSGSEQMGGQLSAHIVEEREDGIVISGARMLATIAPIADELLVFPSTVLRGTPEDAPYSFAFAIPNDAPGLRYLCRTSLYNGGSSHDEPLASRYEEMDAVAIFDNVFVPSERIFMLGNPQLCNAFYTETGAGALMTHQVVTRTIAKSEFFLGLASELADSIGIDGFQHIQEDIAELIIYVEIGKALVRASEADARPNDAGVMLPKWSTLNAARNWYPKVAQRFPQIIRKFSASGLMALPGEADVNSAARADIEMYLQGKTLTGPERVRLFKLAFDASISGFSGRQSLYEYFFFGDPVRMAGAMVNSYDREPVRARVRELLARED; encoded by the coding sequence ATGGGTATCCGTACCGGCCAGCAGTACCTGGACAAGCTCAACGCGATGACGCCGCACGTGGTGATCGACGGCGAGGTGGTCAGCGAGAAGATCGCCGAGCACCCTGCCTTCCGCAACGTCGCGCGGTCCTACGCCCGGCTCTTCGACATGCAGCATGACCCCAAGTACCAGGAGGCGCTGACTTATTCCTCGCCCAGCACCGGCGATCTCGTGAATGCCTCCTTCCTGGTGCCCCGGACCGTGGAGGACCTGGAGCGCCGCCGCCGCGCCATCTCCACCTGGGCCGAGTCCTCCAACGGCTTCCTGGGCCGATCGGGCGACTACATGAACTCCTCGCTGACCGCGCTCAGTACTGCGGAGAAATGGTTCGCGCAGGCCGATCCCAAATTCGGCGAAAATATCCGCAACTACTATGAATGGGCGCGCGAAAATGACGTCCTCGCCACACATACGCTGATCCCGCCGCAGGTCAACCGCTCCGTCTCCGGCTCCGAGCAGATGGGCGGGCAGCTGTCGGCGCACATCGTCGAGGAGCGGGAGGACGGCATCGTGATCAGCGGCGCCCGCATGCTGGCCACCATCGCGCCGATTGCCGATGAACTCCTCGTTTTCCCGTCCACTGTGCTCCGCGGCACTCCGGAGGATGCGCCCTACTCCTTCGCGTTTGCCATCCCCAACGATGCGCCGGGCCTGCGCTACCTCTGCCGCACCTCGCTGTACAACGGCGGCAGCTCCCACGATGAGCCGCTGGCCTCGCGCTATGAGGAGATGGACGCCGTCGCAATCTTCGACAACGTATTTGTGCCAAGCGAGCGCATCTTCATGCTCGGCAACCCGCAGCTCTGTAACGCCTTCTATACAGAGACCGGCGCCGGCGCGCTCATGACGCACCAGGTGGTCACCCGCACCATCGCCAAGAGCGAGTTCTTCCTCGGCCTGGCCTCCGAGCTCGCGGACTCGATCGGCATCGACGGCTTCCAGCACATCCAGGAGGACATTGCCGAACTCATTATCTACGTCGAAATCGGCAAAGCGCTGGTCCGGGCCTCAGAGGCCGACGCGCGACCCAATGATGCCGGGGTGATGCTGCCGAAGTGGTCAACCCTGAACGCCGCCCGTAACTGGTACCCGAAGGTCGCCCAGCGCTTCCCGCAGATTATCCGGAAATTCTCCGCCTCAGGGCTGATGGCGCTGCCCGGCGAGGCGGACGTCAACAGTGCGGCCCGGGCGGACATCGAGATGTATCTGCAGGGCAAGACCCTCACCGGACCCGAACGCGTCCGGCTGTTCAAACTGGCCTTCGACGCCTCAATTTCCGGTTTTTCCGGCCGCCAGTCGCTCTACGAATACTTCTTCTTCGGCGACCCGGTGCGGATGGCGGGCGCGATGGTGAACAGCTATGACCGGGAGCCCGTCCGGGCCCGGGTCCGCGAGCTGCTCGCCCGCGAAGACTGA
- a CDS encoding biotin/lipoyl-containing protein: MAEISFPLPDLGEGLIEATVLEWLVAPGDQVERNQPLVEVETTKSAVELPSPQAGKVVRIHGGPGDRINVGEPLIVFEVPDNTAGIVGTVPREEAPTRRVRLSAVLDED; encoded by the coding sequence GTGGCTGAAATTTCCTTTCCGCTCCCCGACCTGGGCGAGGGCCTGATCGAGGCGACCGTGCTGGAATGGCTGGTTGCACCGGGCGACCAGGTGGAACGCAACCAGCCGCTCGTGGAGGTCGAAACCACCAAATCGGCGGTTGAATTGCCCAGCCCGCAGGCAGGTAAGGTAGTGCGTATCCACGGCGGGCCCGGCGACAGGATCAATGTCGGCGAGCCCCTGATTGTGTTTGAGGTGCCGGACAACACCGCCGGCATCGTGGGCACCGTCCCGAGGGAAGAGGCACCGACGCGCCGGGTCCGCCTGAGCGCCGTACTTGATGAGGACTGA
- a CDS encoding alpha-ketoacid dehydrogenase subunit beta, whose protein sequence is MQQALNRALDEVLAENPKAVIFGEDCGRLGGVFRITDGLQAKHGEQRVFDTPLAESGILGMSVGLAMAGFHPIPEVQFDGFAYPAINQIVCQIARMNYRSRGTLPMPITLRVPSFGGIRAPEHHGESLEALFAHVPGLKVVAPSNPHEAYHLLKYAATRPDPVIFMEPKSRYWQKGDVAPEHGGSPTGAKVQREGRHLTLVAWGAMVARCLQVAELAAEDGIDIEVLDLRWLKPIDADALATSVRKTRRAVVVHEAPLTSGLGAEVAQLITQSCFDTLKAPVERVTGFDVPYPSGDLEDEYIPNIDRILFGTQRVLEYRRG, encoded by the coding sequence ATGCAGCAGGCGCTGAACCGGGCGCTCGACGAGGTGCTCGCAGAGAACCCCAAGGCCGTCATCTTCGGCGAGGACTGCGGCCGGCTTGGCGGCGTCTTCCGCATCACCGACGGGCTGCAGGCCAAGCACGGCGAGCAGCGCGTTTTCGATACCCCGCTGGCGGAGTCCGGCATCCTCGGCATGTCCGTGGGGCTGGCGATGGCGGGCTTCCACCCCATTCCCGAGGTCCAGTTCGACGGTTTCGCCTACCCGGCCATCAACCAGATCGTCTGCCAGATCGCGCGGATGAACTACCGCAGCCGGGGCACCCTGCCGATGCCCATCACGCTCCGGGTCCCGAGTTTCGGCGGCATCCGCGCCCCCGAACACCACGGCGAGAGTCTCGAGGCGCTCTTCGCGCACGTCCCCGGCCTCAAAGTCGTCGCGCCGTCGAACCCGCACGAGGCTTACCACCTGCTCAAGTACGCCGCCACCCGGCCGGACCCGGTGATCTTTATGGAGCCGAAGTCGCGCTACTGGCAAAAGGGCGACGTCGCCCCGGAACACGGCGGCTCCCCCACCGGGGCCAAGGTTCAGCGCGAGGGACGCCACCTCACGCTCGTGGCCTGGGGCGCGATGGTGGCGCGCTGCCTGCAGGTGGCCGAGCTTGCGGCCGAGGACGGGATCGACATTGAAGTCCTGGACCTGCGCTGGCTCAAGCCGATCGACGCCGACGCGCTGGCCACCTCCGTGCGCAAGACGCGCCGCGCCGTCGTCGTCCACGAGGCACCGCTGACGTCCGGCCTCGGTGCCGAAGTGGCGCAGCTGATCACGCAGAGCTGCTTCGACACCCTCAAGGCGCCGGTGGAGCGCGTCACCGGCTTCGACGTCCCGTACCCCTCGGGCGACCTGGAAGACGAATACATCCCGAACATTGACCGGATCCTCTTCGGGACCCAGCGAGTATTGGAGTACCGACGTGGCTGA
- a CDS encoding amino acid permease → MTMKSTAERPALELGHTMKPRQLTMMGLGSAIGAGLFLGSGAGIQAAGPAVLISYLVAGTLIILVMWALGEMAAAHPNSGAFSVYAQKAMGQTAGATVGWLWWLQLVVVIAAEALGAAGLLFSVWPVIPVWGLSLIFMVVFTAINLAGVKNFGEFEFWFAILKVAAIVIFLAIGAALLLGWLPDVPSPGLANIASDFAPAGLGGIATALFVVIFAFGGTEIVSVAAAETENPEHSVGQAIRTVVWRILVFYIGSVFVIAAVLPSTSEALASPFAGVLDMARIPGASTAITLVAVVALLSALNANLYGASRMVFSLSERGEAPRILSRLTTARVPAVAVGVSVAFGFLATVLELLFPEQILPALFQLVGSTCLMVWGTALVSQLILRRRADRDGTVLPLRMKGFPGLTIFGLVLLALIFAVGFSNPDSSRQLFSTLALVAGIAAACWIGARLTRSRQAAEGAGRGEAADLRK, encoded by the coding sequence ATGACAATGAAGTCCACCGCGGAGCGCCCGGCCCTGGAACTTGGCCACACCATGAAGCCCCGCCAGCTCACCATGATGGGACTGGGCAGCGCGATCGGCGCCGGCCTGTTCCTCGGCTCGGGGGCGGGGATCCAGGCCGCCGGACCGGCCGTCCTGATCTCCTACCTCGTTGCCGGAACGCTGATCATCCTCGTCATGTGGGCCCTCGGCGAGATGGCCGCCGCCCATCCGAACAGCGGCGCCTTCTCCGTCTACGCCCAAAAGGCCATGGGCCAGACCGCCGGCGCGACCGTCGGCTGGCTCTGGTGGCTGCAACTCGTCGTCGTCATCGCGGCCGAGGCCCTCGGTGCCGCCGGGCTCCTGTTCAGCGTCTGGCCGGTGATCCCCGTCTGGGGGCTGTCGCTGATCTTCATGGTGGTCTTCACCGCCATCAACCTCGCCGGGGTGAAGAACTTCGGCGAGTTCGAGTTCTGGTTCGCCATCCTCAAGGTGGCCGCCATTGTGATCTTCCTGGCCATCGGCGCCGCCCTGCTGCTGGGCTGGCTGCCGGACGTCCCCTCCCCCGGCCTGGCCAACATCGCCTCCGACTTCGCCCCCGCAGGCCTGGGCGGCATTGCCACCGCCCTGTTCGTCGTGATCTTCGCCTTCGGCGGCACCGAGATCGTCAGCGTGGCCGCCGCCGAGACCGAGAATCCGGAGCACAGCGTCGGCCAGGCGATCCGCACGGTGGTCTGGCGGATCCTGGTGTTCTACATCGGCTCCGTCTTCGTCATCGCCGCCGTCCTTCCGTCCACCTCTGAGGCATTGGCGTCGCCGTTCGCGGGCGTCCTCGACATGGCCCGCATCCCGGGGGCGAGTACGGCGATCACGCTGGTGGCCGTGGTGGCGCTGCTCTCGGCCCTGAACGCAAACCTTTACGGCGCCTCCCGCATGGTCTTTTCACTGTCCGAGCGCGGCGAGGCCCCGCGGATCCTGTCGCGGCTCACCACGGCCCGTGTCCCCGCGGTCGCCGTCGGCGTCTCCGTGGCCTTCGGCTTCCTCGCCACCGTGCTCGAATTGCTCTTCCCGGAGCAGATCCTGCCGGCCCTGTTCCAGCTCGTCGGCTCCACCTGCCTCATGGTGTGGGGCACGGCCCTGGTATCCCAGCTGATTCTCCGGCGCCGCGCGGACCGCGACGGCACCGTGCTGCCGCTGCGGATGAAGGGATTTCCCGGGCTGACCATCTTCGGGCTCGTGCTCCTGGCGCTCATCTTCGCCGTCGGCTTCAGCAACCCGGACAGCAGCCGGCAGCTCTTCAGCACCCTGGCCCTGGTCGCCGGGATCGCGGCGGCGTGCTGGATCGGCGCCCGGCTGACCCGCTCCCGCCAGGCCGCAGAAGGCGCAGGCCGCGGCGAGGCGGCGGACCTGAGGAAGTAG
- a CDS encoding alpha/beta fold hydrolase: MSGRHTGDRHSHTVEGTDPQLFVGVHEPRDDAGLRPVLLLHGFSSSAKLNWEDSGWISALLDAGRHVITVDLPGHGRSGAPEDMDSYSPSRIRADLLQIAFDAGARPLRDGDPTSGLDVIGYSLGSRLGWEFGATQHELVHRLVLGGLNVADPLAEFDLVAAQRYLADGTPIADASTAGLLKMAMLLPGNNIFALLTLVEAIKGEPFDPAEAVPHMPVLLVAGENDERAGSLPDLAALASKAGGMVEQLVLPGRNHTNAITSRAFKQGAISFLGV; encoded by the coding sequence ATGAGCGGCAGACACACCGGCGACCGGCACTCCCACACCGTTGAGGGCACCGACCCCCAGCTGTTCGTCGGGGTGCACGAACCCAGGGACGACGCCGGGCTGCGTCCGGTGCTGCTGCTGCACGGATTCTCCTCGTCCGCCAAGCTCAACTGGGAAGACAGCGGCTGGATCAGTGCCCTGCTGGACGCCGGCCGCCATGTCATCACCGTGGACCTGCCCGGACACGGCCGCAGCGGCGCTCCGGAGGACATGGACTCCTATTCCCCCAGCCGGATCCGCGCGGACCTGCTCCAGATCGCGTTCGACGCCGGAGCCCGGCCCCTGCGCGACGGTGACCCGACCAGCGGGCTCGATGTGATCGGCTACTCCCTGGGCTCCCGGCTCGGCTGGGAATTCGGGGCGACCCAGCACGAGCTGGTCCACAGACTGGTCCTCGGCGGCCTCAACGTCGCCGACCCCCTGGCCGAGTTCGATCTCGTCGCCGCCCAGCGCTACCTCGCCGACGGCACGCCGATCGCCGACGCATCCACCGCGGGGCTGCTCAAGATGGCCATGCTGCTGCCGGGCAACAACATCTTCGCCCTGCTGACCCTCGTGGAGGCCATCAAGGGCGAGCCGTTCGATCCCGCCGAGGCCGTGCCGCACATGCCGGTCCTGCTGGTGGCCGGGGAAAACGACGAGCGTGCCGGTTCGCTGCCGGATCTCGCCGCGCTTGCCAGCAAGGCCGGGGGCATGGTCGAACAGCTTGTGCTTCCGGGCCGCAACCACACCAACGCCATCACCAGCCGCGCCTTCAAGCAGGGGGCCATCAGCTTCCTGGGCGTCTGA
- a CDS encoding phosphoribosyltransferase, with protein sequence MGMRFTDREQAGRLLAGALRQFRGRPDASIFGLARGGVPVAAAAAEPLGLAFAALPVRKLGIPGHEETAFGALAWSGGQVVRVLNRSFVDQLLQLGIRPAALAEVEHRERTELERRAEAYPGPGPDVHGRTVILADDGMATGATMRAAVEAVRGAGAASIVVAVPVASLYAQDSLQDTADAVLSLHIPGGFRAVGSYYRTFPQVTDGDVVRLLNAQQP encoded by the coding sequence ATGGGCATGCGCTTCACCGACCGCGAACAGGCAGGCAGGCTGCTGGCCGGCGCCCTCCGGCAGTTCCGCGGCCGGCCGGACGCCAGCATCTTCGGCCTGGCCCGGGGCGGCGTGCCCGTCGCGGCCGCGGCCGCGGAACCTCTCGGGCTGGCGTTCGCCGCTCTCCCGGTGCGCAAGCTCGGCATCCCGGGCCATGAGGAGACAGCCTTCGGCGCGCTCGCCTGGTCCGGCGGCCAGGTGGTGCGCGTGCTGAACCGTTCGTTCGTGGACCAGCTCCTGCAGCTCGGGATCCGGCCCGCGGCCCTGGCTGAGGTGGAGCACCGGGAACGCACTGAGCTGGAACGCCGGGCGGAGGCGTACCCGGGGCCCGGGCCGGACGTCCACGGCAGGACGGTCATCCTGGCCGACGACGGCATGGCCACCGGGGCCACCATGAGGGCCGCCGTCGAAGCCGTCCGCGGAGCCGGCGCCGCCAGCATCGTCGTCGCGGTCCCCGTCGCCTCGCTCTATGCGCAGGACTCGCTGCAGGACACCGCCGACGCCGTCCTGAGCCTTCATATCCCGGGCGGGTTCCGCGCCGTCGGCAGCTACTACCGGACGTTCCCCCAGGTGACGGACGGCGACGTCGTCCGTCTGCTCAACGCGCAGCAGCCCTAA
- a CDS encoding flavin reductase family protein → MIAKPRTEAVPVVPGRTSAHRAHHFRGSLGRFATGVAIVTFDGVTKRHGITVNSFTSVSMDPPLVLVSIARTTKAHDELAGRPFTVNILGAEQRQLAMHFAGRPGPEPLWVEGETAPRLSNVLAYFECKPWAAYDGGDHTLYIGEVVDFNYRNGDALAFANSTFTTIPESQLGMEDLL, encoded by the coding sequence ATGATTGCCAAGCCCCGCACCGAGGCCGTTCCGGTTGTTCCGGGCCGCACCTCAGCACACCGGGCCCACCACTTCCGCGGAAGCCTGGGCCGGTTCGCCACCGGCGTGGCGATCGTGACGTTCGACGGCGTCACCAAACGCCACGGCATCACCGTGAACTCCTTCACCTCGGTGTCGATGGATCCTCCGCTCGTGCTCGTGAGTATCGCCCGCACCACCAAGGCCCACGACGAGCTCGCCGGCCGGCCCTTCACCGTGAACATCCTCGGCGCCGAGCAGCGCCAGCTGGCCATGCACTTCGCCGGACGTCCCGGCCCCGAACCCCTCTGGGTCGAAGGCGAGACCGCGCCGCGTCTGTCCAATGTGCTCGCCTACTTTGAATGCAAGCCCTGGGCGGCCTACGACGGCGGGGACCACACCCTGTACATCGGCGAAGTGGTCGACTTCAACTACCGCAACGGCGACGCCCTGGCCTTCGCCAACAGCACTTTCACCACCATCCCGGAGAGCCAGCTGGGGATGGAAGACCTGCTCTAA
- a CDS encoding MFS transporter — protein MTAASTVDSEAGPSSKHEERKVLAGTLVGTTIEWYDFFIFAQLTGTLLSPLFLAPLNASNPGLAQILSFALIGISFLFRPLGAIIAGHLGDRLGRKAMLVFTLIMMGAATALIGMLPTYAQIGVWAPILLITLRIIQGFSAGGEWGGAALMAVEHAPKSKRGLFGAYPQIGVPVGMILATGLLFFLNSSMSKEDFASWGWRVPFLLSIVLIVVGYLIRRAVAESPVFKEMAARKEESKAPLGELIRKHKKAVLYSTMIFVGNNAAGYLLIAFFISYATRTLKMPTPQILLATTLASFGWLIFTLVGGWLSDKIGRVKTFLIGYAIVFAWMIPMFALIDTTDIVLYGVALFVLTIGLGLSYGPMSAMYAEMFPANVRYSGISIGYAFGAILGGAFAATIAEALLQSTKWTGSIGIYIMVLCVISAVGVLLAKETRGNPLGVSSHH, from the coding sequence ATGACCGCAGCTTCAACCGTCGATTCCGAGGCCGGCCCCAGCAGCAAGCATGAGGAACGCAAGGTCCTCGCCGGGACGCTGGTCGGAACCACCATCGAGTGGTACGACTTCTTCATCTTCGCCCAGTTGACCGGAACGCTGCTGTCGCCGCTGTTCCTGGCACCGCTGAACGCTTCCAATCCGGGCCTGGCGCAGATCCTGTCGTTCGCCCTCATCGGCATCAGCTTCCTGTTCCGCCCGCTCGGCGCCATCATCGCCGGCCACCTGGGTGACCGCCTCGGACGCAAGGCCATGCTGGTCTTCACCCTGATCATGATGGGTGCCGCGACGGCCCTGATCGGCATGCTGCCGACCTACGCCCAGATCGGCGTCTGGGCCCCGATTCTGCTGATCACGCTCCGCATCATCCAGGGCTTCTCCGCCGGCGGCGAATGGGGCGGTGCCGCCCTGATGGCCGTGGAGCACGCACCCAAGAGCAAGCGCGGCCTCTTCGGCGCCTACCCGCAGATCGGTGTTCCGGTCGGCATGATCCTGGCCACCGGCCTGCTCTTTTTCCTCAACTCCAGCATGTCCAAGGAAGACTTCGCCTCCTGGGGCTGGCGGGTGCCGTTCCTGCTCTCCATCGTCCTGATCGTGGTCGGTTACCTGATCCGCCGTGCCGTCGCCGAGAGCCCCGTCTTCAAGGAGATGGCCGCCCGCAAGGAGGAAAGCAAGGCTCCCCTCGGTGAGCTGATCCGGAAGCACAAGAAGGCAGTCCTCTACTCGACGATGATCTTCGTCGGTAACAACGCCGCCGGCTACCTGCTGATCGCCTTCTTCATCTCCTACGCCACCAGAACCCTGAAGATGCCCACCCCGCAGATCCTGCTCGCCACCACGCTGGCATCCTTCGGCTGGCTGATCTTCACGCTGGTCGGCGGCTGGCTCTCGGACAAGATCGGCCGGGTCAAGACCTTCCTGATCGGCTACGCCATCGTCTTCGCCTGGATGATCCCGATGTTCGCCCTGATCGACACCACGGACATCGTGCTCTACGGCGTCGCGCTGTTCGTCCTCACCATCGGCCTGGGCCTGTCCTACGGCCCGATGTCCGCCATGTACGCCGAGATGTTCCCGGCGAACGTGCGCTACTCCGGCATCTCGATCGGCTACGCCTTCGGCGCCATCCTCGGCGGCGCCTTCGCGGCCACCATCGCGGAGGCCCTGCTGCAGAGCACCAAGTGGACCGGATCCATCGGTATCTACATCATGGTCCTCTGCGTCATCTCCGCCGTCGGCGTTCTCCTGGCCAAGGAAACCAGGGGCAACCCCCTCGGCGTCAGCAGCCACCACTAG